The genomic segment TATGGATTACGAAATAGGAATTTTGGATGATGAGGTAGAAATTGTTGCTGGAACTGGAAAGTATAAAGAAATTGTAAACTCCCGAGTTGGTTCAGGCTGTATAACTGATAGACTTATTTCTAATTCTAATTCTAAAAGTTTTTTTGTTGAAGATACTGATAGTAATGATTTATGTAATAGGTGTCAGTTTAAAAAAGAATGTCCTGTTTTAGCAGTAGTTATTTCGCCTATTAAATTTTCAGGACAAGTGGTAGGAACTTTTGCTTTGATGGCTTTTGATGAAACACAGCGTCAAAATCTTATTACTAATAGATCAAATTTGATAACTTTTTCAGAAAAAGTAGCAGATTTTCTATCTAGTACTTTGGCTGAAAAAGAGATGAGAAAGCAGATGGGAATTTTAGCGGATCAGTTTAAAGCAGTGATTAATTCTGTTCATGAAGGTATTATTGCTATTAATGCTCAGGGTAATATTACTCACATTAATCAGTCAGCAACTGAGGTTTTAAAACTCAATCAGGTACAAACTGGTAAAAATATTAAAAGTTTTTTTCCTGAACTAAATCTAGAGAGAATTTTTAGTGATAGTATAATGAAGAATGATTATTGTGAAACAAAACTTAAGTATAAACAGGGTGAAGAAGAATTTGAATTACTCTGCAATATTACTTTAATTAAGAATAATGAGCAAGTTATAGGTGCTACTATTTCATTTAGAGGGTTAGAAGAGATGAAGCAGTTAGCTACTAAGATTATTGCGGAAGACCAACAATCTGCTTTTGATAAAATTAAAGGTACTAGTAATGAAATTATTAATCTTAAAAAACAGATGCATAAGGTGGCTCAGACTTCTTCGACAGTCTTAATTTGTGGTGAAAGTGGTACTGGAAAGGGTATGTTTGCCCGAGCGATTCATGAAGAGAGTGATAGAAAAGAAGAAGCTTTTATTTCTGTTAATTGCGCAGCTATTCCTGAAAATTTGCTGGAATCTGAATTATTTGGTTATGAAGAAGGGGCATTTACTGGAGCTAAGAAGGGTGGTAAGCCGGGTAAATTTGAACTTGCTCATAAAGGAACTATCTTTTTAGATGAGATTGGTGATATGCCGCTGCATTTTCAAGTTAAATTGTTAAAAGTAATTGAGGATAAAAAATTAGAGAGGGTAGGAGGAGTTGAATCAATTGATATTGATGTACGAATTATTGCTGCTACTCATCAAGACTTAAAAAAGATGGTTAAAGAAGGTAAATTTAGAAAGGATTTATTTTATCGATTGAATGTAATTCCTTTTTCGATTCCGCCTTTGCGAGAACGAAAGGAAGACATACTATTATTATCACACTTTTTTTTACAGAGATATTCTCATTTATTAGGTAAAGATATTGAAGGATTTACGGAAGGAGCTAAACAGAAGTTGCTTAATTATTCATGGCCGGGTAATATTCGTGAGTTAGAAAATAGTATTGAATATGCTGTCAATATTGCTACTTCTAATTACATTACTGAAAAATATCTGCCAGAAACAATTTTAGAATCTTTTTCAGGAAATGAAGAGACATCTGTAGTTCCTACTCTTAATGAAGTAGAAAGAAAAACAATTATTAAGGCGTTACAGGAGTTTGGAACGAGTGG from the Acetohalobium arabaticum DSM 5501 genome contains:
- a CDS encoding sigma-54 interaction domain-containing protein — its product is MTKLKELKKFIQQIANAFAAVMDYEIGILDDEVEIVAGTGKYKEIVNSRVGSGCITDRLISNSNSKSFFVEDTDSNDLCNRCQFKKECPVLAVVISPIKFSGQVVGTFALMAFDETQRQNLITNRSNLITFSEKVADFLSSTLAEKEMRKQMGILADQFKAVINSVHEGIIAINAQGNITHINQSATEVLKLNQVQTGKNIKSFFPELNLERIFSDSIMKNDYCETKLKYKQGEEEFELLCNITLIKNNEQVIGATISFRGLEEMKQLATKIIAEDQQSAFDKIKGTSNEIINLKKQMHKVAQTSSTVLICGESGTGKGMFARAIHEESDRKEEAFISVNCAAIPENLLESELFGYEEGAFTGAKKGGKPGKFELAHKGTIFLDEIGDMPLHFQVKLLKVIEDKKLERVGGVESIDIDVRIIAATHQDLKKMVKEGKFRKDLFYRLNVIPFSIPPLRERKEDILLLSHFFLQRYSHLLGKDIEGFTEGAKQKLLNYSWPGNIRELENSIEYAVNIATSNYITEKYLPETILESFSGNEETSVVPTLNEVERKTIIKALQEFGTSGKGKEKAAEALGIGRSTLYRKLDDYNIELS